In Pseudomonas sp. MM213, a genomic segment contains:
- the gshA gene encoding glutamate--cysteine ligase — protein MSELLNRRLALLGERANLSLLEQCLHGIERECLRVTGEGRLAQTPHPEELGSALTNEQITTDYSESLLEFITPALPDPAETLASLDRIHRFAYSKLGNEYLWSPSMPCPLPAEEDIPIAYYGTSNIGKLKYVYRKGLALRYGKTMQCIAGIHYNFSLPEKLWPLLKQAEGFVGTDRDYQSSAYIALIRNFRRYSWLLMYLFGASPALDAGFLRGRTHQLEQLDPDTLYLPYATSLRMSDLGYQSNAQAGLTPCYNDLASYTDSLRKAVATPYAPYVEIGTHQDGEWVQLNTNILQIENEYYSNIRPKRVTYTGERPIQALVARGIQYVEVRCLDINPFLPMGIDLTESRFLDAFLLYCALNDSPLLTSNSCGNATSNFLSVVKEGRRPGLQLQRDGQPVDLKEWAGELLEKIAPLAALLDQSHGGDAHSKALDAQLAKVKDSSLTPSAQVLAAMAEHKESFSQFSLRQSQAHAEYFRSEPLSSEDQATFEERARSSLAEQVELEQNEVGDFDVFVGSYQASILAISN, from the coding sequence TTGAGCGAACTTCTCAACCGCCGCCTGGCTCTGCTCGGCGAGCGCGCTAACCTCTCTCTGCTCGAACAGTGCCTTCACGGCATCGAACGTGAATGCCTGCGCGTGACCGGCGAAGGTCGCCTGGCGCAAACGCCGCACCCGGAAGAATTGGGTTCCGCGCTGACCAACGAACAAATCACCACCGACTATTCCGAGTCGCTGCTGGAGTTCATCACGCCCGCCCTGCCCGACCCGGCCGAGACCCTGGCGAGCCTGGACAGGATTCACCGTTTTGCCTACAGCAAGCTCGGCAACGAGTACCTGTGGAGTCCGTCGATGCCGTGCCCGTTGCCGGCCGAGGAAGATATCCCGATCGCCTATTACGGCACCTCCAACATCGGCAAGCTCAAGTATGTCTACCGCAAGGGCCTGGCCCTGCGCTACGGCAAGACCATGCAGTGCATCGCCGGGATTCACTACAACTTCTCCCTGCCGGAGAAGCTCTGGCCGCTGCTCAAGCAGGCGGAAGGCTTTGTCGGCACTGACCGCGACTATCAGTCGTCGGCCTACATCGCGCTGATCCGTAATTTCCGCCGCTACAGCTGGCTGCTGATGTACCTGTTCGGTGCTTCGCCAGCGCTGGACGCCGGTTTCCTGCGCGGTCGCACGCATCAGTTGGAACAGCTGGACCCGGACACCTTGTACCTGCCGTACGCCACCAGCCTGCGCATGAGCGATCTGGGTTACCAGAGCAACGCCCAGGCCGGCCTGACGCCGTGCTACAACGACCTGGCGAGCTACACCGACAGCCTGCGCAAAGCGGTGGCCACACCGTATGCGCCGTATGTCGAAATCGGCACGCATCAGGACGGTGAGTGGGTTCAGCTCAACACCAACATCCTGCAGATCGAAAACGAGTACTACTCCAACATCCGCCCGAAACGCGTGACCTACACCGGCGAACGGCCGATCCAGGCGCTGGTGGCCCGTGGAATTCAGTACGTCGAAGTGCGTTGCCTGGACATCAACCCGTTCCTGCCGATGGGTATCGACCTCACCGAGTCGCGGTTCCTCGATGCGTTCCTGCTGTATTGCGCGCTGAACGACAGCCCGCTGTTGACCAGTAATTCGTGCGGCAACGCGACATCGAACTTCCTCAGCGTGGTCAAGGAAGGTCGCCGTCCGGGCCTGCAACTGCAACGTGACGGTCAACCGGTTGACCTGAAAGAATGGGCGGGCGAGTTGCTGGAGAAGATTGCGCCACTGGCGGCGTTGCTGGATCAGAGCCATGGCGGCGATGCGCACAGCAAGGCATTGGACGCGCAACTGGCCAAGGTCAAGGACTCCTCCCTGACGCCATCGGCCCAGGTGCTGGCGGCAATGGCCGAACACAAGGAAAGCTTCAGCCAGTTCTCCCTGCGCCAGAGCCAGGCCCATGCGGAATATTTCCGCAGCGAGCCGTTGAGCAGCGAAGACCAGGCAACGTTTGAAGAGCGCGCGCGTTCGTCGCTGGCGGAGCAAGTGGAGCTGGAGCAGAACGAAGTCGGCGATTTCGATGTGTTTGTCGGCTCGTATCAGGCGAGCATTCTGGCGATCAGTAACTAA
- a CDS encoding PaaI family thioesterase: MEIPAGLTESAFFKLLGCRLHSLETGVAQVALALEPELRNRGGKLHGGALFSLVDIAMGLACSSTHGFDQQSATIECKINYIRAVSDGEVMCTARVIHPGRRTLVVEADVMQGDKLVAKAQGTFAVL; the protein is encoded by the coding sequence ATGGAAATCCCGGCCGGGCTGACCGAAAGCGCGTTTTTCAAGCTGCTGGGCTGTCGCTTGCACAGCCTGGAAACCGGGGTGGCGCAAGTCGCCCTGGCGCTTGAACCCGAACTGCGCAATCGCGGCGGCAAGCTGCACGGCGGGGCCTTGTTCAGCCTGGTGGACATTGCCATGGGGCTGGCCTGTTCCAGCACCCACGGCTTTGACCAGCAGAGCGCGACCATCGAGTGCAAGATCAACTACATCCGCGCCGTTTCCGACGGTGAGGTGATGTGCACGGCGCGGGTGATCCACCCGGGCCGCCGCACTCTGGTGGTCGAAGCCGACGTGATGCAGGGCGACAAACTCGTCGCAAAAGCACAAGGCACGTTCGCTGTCCTGTAG